Sequence from the Methanobacteriales archaeon HGW-Methanobacteriales-1 genome:
AAAGGCAAATTAGGTGCTACTTCCAGGAGTTTGTCATTAGGAATTACTATTACGGTATCCGCTGCACTTTGAAGTTTTTCTAAGCCCTTTTCAGCATTTTCTCTTCTTCTTAAACCTTCTGCACTAAACGGCATAGTAGCTACAGCAATGGTTAAAGCACCTGCTTTTTTGGCCAGTTTGGATATAACTGGTGCTGAACCAGTTCCAGTTCCGCCTCCAAGACCACAAGTTACAAACACCATGTCTGCACCGTCTAATTCTTCCCTTATATCGTCTTCACTTTCTTCTGCACACTCTTCTCCGACATCAGGCACGCCACCGGCCCCCAACCCGCCGCATGTCTTCCTTCCGAGAAGTATTTTACGATGAGATTCGCTATAAAACAAATCTTGAGCATCAGTATTTACCGCCAGAGTTTCGGCCCCTTCAATACCAATCTCAGTTAAGCGAGATATGGTATTATTACCAGCACCTCCGGCACCAACTACATATATCTTGGCCCGGCTCTCTTCAATAATACTTCTGAGGTCTTCGTCAATTTCCGTGTCCACTCGTGTAGGACGTTGCTTATCTATTCTCTTTTCAGATTCCTTTATGGCATCGTTTATGAATTTCACTTACTACCCCCACATCAATCTATGGAATGTGTTATTGTGTTAACTTATATTTAAAAGCAACGGTTATTCGGTAACAATACCCCCCACTAGTTACCATTTTTGACCCTTGAGGGCGTAGTCAAATGTTGCTTGTCACACCAACTTTATAGAATTTTATTGAGGTTTAGAAATTAGTCATTAGTCAATTGAAAGTTCAAATTTACCATAAGACAATTGATAAAAATCAAAAATTGTTAAGGTCGTGGCATGGCAATTATTTCGTGTATCCTCAAATCAAAAATACTATTCATATGTGATGGACTTAGAACAACTGCTGCATCTGCCCCTCTAGCAGTTCCACCCACGGCAATGATTTCCTGATCCATGGGAATGATTCCTCCATCCGCAGCCATGATGCTTATTTCCACACAGACTTTTACACCTTGAGATATCATCCTAAAGGTCGCAGCTATGATTTCTACAGGAGTAACTCCTCCAAACTTGTTGGAAATTCCCCTGCCAATACCACTCAAAGCATGCGAACTGGTGTAAGTATTAATATCCTTTTCATTAAGTTTTTTTTCAATTTCCGGATCTATTTCTAACTTTCCTTTCTCTTTAAACCCAGCATGATGAGTAATGCTCACAATTTTTACATCATCTATTTCTTCTGCAATTTTAAGAGCCGTTTTACCAGAAACTGATGCTACAACAATTGTTTTAATGCCTAAATCTTCTTTTCTAGCTTTAACTAAACCTATTAATTCATCAGTATTATTTTCTCCAGGATTTTCAAAATAATGAATCGTTTTTTGCATTTTTTCACCGTTTAAGAGATTATATAGAATTTAATCAATATATTAGGATAATTTAAGATATTGAATATAAATTTATACATTATTAATTACAATTATTAATAATTAGAATAATTGCAATTAGAATAATTTCATAATAATATTATATTTTAAACCCCAAATTATATTAATATAATTAAAGATGAATCAATTGAAGATATTTATAAAATAAAATTAAATAATAGTAAATATATTTATAATTTCATTTTATTGATTAATACTCATCTAAGCATTTCTAAAATTATAAAGCGTGATATAATGAATGCATTCGGATTTTTAGCACCATTTAGACTTGAAAAACCTCGTACTGATGGTATTACTATGGTATTAGATAAAGGACTAGGTTTGAAAACAGCAGAAGACTTAATGGAGATATCTGGAAATTATGTTGATTTTCTGAAATTTGGATGGGGAACTGTATCCATCCATAATAAAAAGATTATCCAAAATAAAATCGACATGTATGATTTTTATGGAGCAGATGCCTATCCCGGAGGAACTCTTTTTGAACTGGCCTATATCCAAAAAAAGATTCCAGAATACTTTGAAGAAGCATATAGTCTTGGTTTCAAAGCATTAGAAATATCAGATGGGTCCATTGATCTTCCTTTAGAAGACAGATTATCATATATTTCTGAAGCTAAAGATAAAGGTTTTAAAGTAATTTCTGAAGTGGGAAAAAAAGATCCTGAAAAAGATCTAAAACTCACACTTAAAGGCCGAATTAGTCTAATAAAAATGGATTTAGAAGCAGGTGCAGAAAATGTTATTATTGAAGCCAGAGAAAGCGGACAGAACATCGGCATATTTGATAAAAATGGGAACGTAAAGGAAGATGAAGTCGATTATTTATTGAATAATCTACCCTCTGAAAAGATAATTTGGGAAGCACCTCAAAAAAGTCAGCAGGTTTATTTCATATTAAAAATCGGTTCTGAGGTTAACTTAGGAAATATCCCTCCTGAAGAAATAACATCGCTAGAAACCATGCGTAGAGGCCTTAGGGGAGATACCTTAGGAAAAGTAAATCTCTAACTGTAAAATCGGGAATGAGATAGTCTATTTAATATCTAATCAAAGAAATTAATTAATATATTTAAATCATTTTCTATTTTCAAAATTTTCCATTATTCAATAATACTAATTTTATTCTATTATAATCCATTAAACGAGGCATTATCAAATGATAAATAATGATAAATCCAAGAAATCTTTTAAAAAAGAAGATTTATCAAAACTTCTTCCAAGTAAAAACTGTGGAATGTGTGGATATGCTCGATGCGATGAATTTGCAGGAGCCTTGCTGAAAAAACACACTAATCTTGAGAAATGTCGCGTGATTTACTATAAAATTTTTGAAGAAAACCTTAAAGAACTTGAATCAATTTTAGAAGAAGAAGAAGAAGAAGAAGGAAAAAAAGAGAAAATTACTTCTAAAGAAGGGAAGGCCTTGGCCTTCTAAAAATGTTAAAAAAATTTGGAATGATTAAATTATCCCATAATTACTATTATTAACTCAAGTCATTTTAGAAAATTTTAAAAATGAATTAAATAAGCTAAATAGGATTGATTAACAGTTGAGTAAAAATAATTCCAATTCAATTAATGGTAAAAAATATATTGCAAAGCCAGTGCAGACGAATTACATACGTCCTGATCAAAGCCTGGACATAATTATTGAAACAGCTGGGCCTTTTTTAGAGAATCATGATTTTTTGGTCATATCTGAAACACCAGTATCCATTTCACAGGGTCGTTTAGTTGATGAATCTAATTTCAAGCCTTCTTTAAAGGCCATATTTTTAGCGGATGTGTGGTCCAAATACATATGGGGTTATTTTCTAGGCCCTCTCCTTAGAATAAAAAAAAGAACCATTGGAAACCTTAGAAAACTGCCCTCCGAATCAAGATCACACAAAGAAGTCGTTTTAAAATATTATGGTCTCAAACATGCTTTAAAACCAGCATCTGAAGCTGGAATAGATTTAAGTAATGTTCCCGGGACGATGGTTTCACTTTTACCCGCAAATCCAGAACAAGTCGCCAGAGAATTATCCGAACAAATAAAAAAAAAATGGAGAAAAGACGTTTTAGTGATAATTATTGATACAGATGTTACTTATCAATTAGCTGGGAAAAAATTTACTTGTTTACCTATTGCCCTAGATGGAATTAAATCAAATACGGGGATTTTTGGATATTTAATGGGTAGATTTGGTAAAATTGCAGGGCCTACACCATTAGGAGCTTCTTCTAAAATCTCAGTTCAAAAAGCACTGGAAATTGCCACTATTGCTGAAAATTATCAAAAATCATTAGAAGGACATTTGGAAACAGTTTATAGCATGAAAAATGAATTTGGAGAAAATATTAATCATATAACTATAGATATGTTAGATTCTATTACACATACTCCTGCAGTAATTGTAAAAAAAGTGTGATAAGTAGTTTAAAAAAGTTGAGATAGTAATGAGTACAAAAAGATATGTTCTTATGAAACAATATTGTTCTTAAAAATATTTAAATACCATAAGTTATAATAATAGATATATGCCTATGTTTAGGCACTACATCGCACTTTTGATATTTAATTGCAGAATATTTTTGTTCCTAACTTAATTGTTAAAAAACGTGAGGGGCTTTATTTCTATAAAATTTTCATTGTGCTCGTATTGACCCTTACATGACATTAGAATCTCAATTTTTACTAATTAAACTGTAATTTTAATAAACGATTACCAGAATTAAAAATTCAATATAACATCGTATTATATCTGTTTGGTCCTTAGGAGGAACTTATAAAATGATGAAAGATCCGCTAGTTCAAGAGCTGCTTTATGAAGTCATCAACGAAGAAGAAGAAGGTAGTATAAATATTATCGAGTGCTTAATTGAAGGCAAAGTAACTGATGAAGAAATTGCTGAATATACTGAATTAAGACTAAATATAGTCCGAAGAGTTCTTTACAAACTTTATGATGCAGGTTTAGCCAGTTACAAAAGAAGTAAGGACCCAGAAACACAATGGTATACTTACACCTGGAAATTTGAAACAGAACGTGTTGAAGAAATGATAAAGCGTAAGCATGATGAGATAGTTTCTAATCTAAAATCAATATTAGAATACGAAGAAAATAACATGTTCTTTGTATGTAAAACCAGTGATTGCAGATGTACCTTTGATGAAGCATCTGAAAATGGATTTATTTGTCCAAAATGTGACGGAGAGATGGAATTTGTGGATAATGTTCCCATTATAGAACAAATCAAAGAAGAACTCCATCTTTATGATGGACATGAAGTAGATTTTGGGGCTGAAAATTCCTAATAATATTTAATTCTAATTTTAGAATTCATTAATTAACTTATTTTAAAAGTATATATTAATTAATTACTATTCTTCACTATTAATTATTCGTATCACATTCATTCAAATAGTTGTTTTTTACACTTAAAAGATTTATATTTCCTATTACATTTTGTATTTTTTAATAAATTAAGAATATAATAATTAAATATGCTATACTTAAGTTAATTAATAAATTGGATTAAAGTCAATAGTAAAAAAATAAACTTTTAAGGTGAATATTTGAGTATAAGTCTATTAAAAGAAATGAATTGTCCGAAATGGGTAATTCAGCATTCCCAAGCGGTTAATTTAAAATCAATTTCACTATCTGAAAATTTATCAAAAGAATTTGATATAGATATGGAACTTGTGAAAAAAGGGGCATTGCTACATGATATTGGCCGTTGTATGACCGATGGAATTTATCATGCTGTTGTTGGTGCGGAAATTTTAAAATCCGAAGGGTGTCCTTTAGAAGTTATTAGAATTGTAGAAAGGCACATTGGAGCAGGTATCCCCAAAAAAGAGGCCATTAAAATGGGTTTACCTCCTAAAGATTTTATGCCTTACTCCCTCGAAGAAAAAATTGTGGCC
This genomic interval carries:
- the comA gene encoding phosphosulfolactate synthase → MNAFGFLAPFRLEKPRTDGITMVLDKGLGLKTAEDLMEISGNYVDFLKFGWGTVSIHNKKIIQNKIDMYDFYGADAYPGGTLFELAYIQKKIPEYFEEAYSLGFKALEISDGSIDLPLEDRLSYISEAKDKGFKVISEVGKKDPEKDLKLTLKGRISLIKMDLEAGAENVIIEARESGQNIGIFDKNGNVKEDEVDYLLNNLPSEKIIWEAPQKSQQVYFILKIGSEVNLGNIPPEEITSLETMRRGLRGDTLGKVNL
- the ftsZ gene encoding cell division protein FtsZ, whose amino-acid sequence is MKFINDAIKESEKRIDKQRPTRVDTEIDEDLRSIIEESRAKIYVVGAGGAGNNTISRLTEIGIEGAETLAVNTDAQDLFYSESHRKILLGRKTCGGLGAGGVPDVGEECAEESEDDIREELDGADMVFVTCGLGGGTGTGSAPVISKLAKKAGALTIAVATMPFSAEGLRRRENAEKGLEKLQSAADTVIVIPNDKLLEVAPNLPLNKAFMVADELLGRAVLGITELITRPGLVSLDFADIRSIMKGSGMAMIGMGESESGDRALESVHEALNSPLLDLDISNAQGALINISGSSDLTLNEAEKIVQIVADELDPDANIIWGAQIQEDLENVIRTTIVVAGVKSPHIFGTPTEREYVEERERETVKESALEEFIDGVF
- the tfe gene encoding transcription factor E, whose product is MMKDPLVQELLYEVINEEEEGSINIIECLIEGKVTDEEIAEYTELRLNIVRRVLYKLYDAGLASYKRSKDPETQWYTYTWKFETERVEEMIKRKHDEIVSNLKSILEYEENNMFFVCKTSDCRCTFDEASENGFICPKCDGEMEFVDNVPIIEQIKEELHLYDGHEVDFGAENS
- a CDS encoding gamma-glutamyl ligase; its protein translation is MSKNNSNSINGKKYIAKPVQTNYIRPDQSLDIIIETAGPFLENHDFLVISETPVSISQGRLVDESNFKPSLKAIFLADVWSKYIWGYFLGPLLRIKKRTIGNLRKLPSESRSHKEVVLKYYGLKHALKPASEAGIDLSNVPGTMVSLLPANPEQVARELSEQIKKKWRKDVLVIIIDTDVTYQLAGKKFTCLPIALDGIKSNTGIFGYLMGRFGKIAGPTPLGASSKISVQKALEIATIAENYQKSLEGHLETVYSMKNEFGENINHITIDMLDSITHTPAVIVKKV
- a CDS encoding TIGR00295 family protein, which encodes MNCPKWVIQHSQAVNLKSISLSENLSKEFDIDMELVKKGALLHDIGRCMTDGIYHAVVGAEILKSEGCPLEVIRIVERHIGAGIPKKEAIKMGLPPKDFMPYSLEEKIVAHADNLLHGDQEVDIDFVIEKWSSRMGDGHPSIERLIKLHEEIVHQPSN